A region from the Solibacillus sp. FSL H8-0523 genome encodes:
- a CDS encoding ABC transporter permease, producing the protein MEKLANSNRIFLIPIIAVLILGLIFMSSNIPTVKMNPKDLPIGLVVSDEGEMGATLSQALLANAPEAVKFTEYESVDALKTAMDEREAYGALVIPTDFSSKLATLQTPTPEKATMQIYINEGANATVATIVQTALTTMVSMMNTNVSTQMLTAVGEKTEEMKENLAPILAAQGENSPLAQVGAMISPIAPDKVHGFANPIQSEIVKVHEVNGLASVPAGLLTAVWFSSLIGAVMLFLAGNKRIFATKANKLKFNTLQSILPFVYAIVGGYVITWYSTWILGFEYASFHKVALFVSLAIATFIFMIFATLRWLKLPSIILYVLMMFFSMAAVQLAPEMVPDFYRDYIISWLPLRFFVEGLKDVLFFTGNVFNEYGIVLVWILVVALVLVWIKNLVEKQKAA; encoded by the coding sequence ATGGAGAAATTAGCAAATTCAAATCGAATTTTTTTAATACCGATTATTGCGGTGCTTATTTTAGGACTTATTTTTATGTCATCGAATATTCCAACGGTAAAAATGAATCCAAAGGACTTACCAATTGGCTTAGTTGTATCAGATGAAGGAGAAATGGGGGCAACGCTGTCACAAGCATTACTTGCCAATGCGCCAGAAGCTGTGAAGTTTACCGAGTATGAATCGGTGGATGCATTAAAGACAGCGATGGATGAAAGAGAAGCGTACGGGGCTTTAGTCATTCCAACAGACTTTTCAAGTAAGCTTGCAACATTGCAAACACCTACACCAGAAAAAGCAACGATGCAAATTTATATTAATGAAGGTGCCAATGCGACAGTGGCAACGATTGTCCAAACAGCTCTGACAACTATGGTATCGATGATGAATACAAATGTCAGCACACAAATGTTAACAGCTGTCGGAGAGAAAACAGAGGAAATGAAAGAAAACCTTGCTCCAATCCTTGCAGCACAAGGTGAAAATAGTCCGTTAGCACAAGTTGGAGCGATGATTTCACCGATTGCACCAGATAAAGTACACGGCTTTGCGAATCCAATTCAATCGGAAATTGTAAAAGTACATGAAGTGAATGGGTTAGCAAGTGTTCCAGCGGGCTTATTGACTGCTGTATGGTTTTCGAGCTTAATAGGCGCTGTCATGTTGTTCTTAGCAGGTAATAAACGTATATTTGCAACGAAAGCCAACAAACTGAAATTCAATACATTGCAATCGATTTTACCGTTTGTGTACGCGATCGTCGGTGGCTATGTCATTACGTGGTATTCTACATGGATTTTAGGATTTGAGTATGCATCGTTTCATAAAGTGGCATTATTCGTATCACTTGCCATTGCAACGTTTATCTTTATGATTTTTGCAACGCTACGTTGGCTGAAACTGCCAAGTATTATCCTTTATGTGTTAATGATGTTCTTCAGTATGGCTGCCGTACAGTTAGCACCAGAGATGGTACCAGATTTTTACCGTGATTATATCATTTCATGGCTACCACTTCGCTTCTTTGTAGAAGGGCTAAAAGATGTTTTATTCTTTACGGGTAATGTATTCAATGAATACGGTATCGTTCTTGTCTGGATTTTAGTGGTGGCACTTGTACTCGTATGGATTAAAAATCTGGTGGAGAAACAAAAAGCTGCATAA
- a CDS encoding IS3 family transposase (programmed frameshift) — translation MAKMSAGQKLAAVERYLNSKESSRTVAADFGISHRYLLTLANQYQKNGVEVFVRRYTNYTKAFKLDVLNYMTEHGTSLNETAAIFNIAASTSIRNWQKQFETLGEDALQPKKKGRQSMKKESTKQPKNALVEGSPEALQAEINRLRMENEYFKKVECLSSSQGSITKEDKVKVIYELRHKYSVKALVAFAKIKRSTYYDIVKKMDRPDRDADLKADIQAIYDEHEGRYGYRRIRDELANRGQKVNHKKVQRLMKALGLKCLVRMKKYKSYKGGVGEIADNILNRNFKAEAPNEKWTTDISEFKLFGEKLYLSPVLDMFNGEIITYTIGSRPTFSLVSDMLEKALERLPEDHKLLMHSDQGWHYQMKQYRHALQSRGIVQSMSRKGNCYDNSVMENFFGIMKSEFLYLKEFESIEHFKEELEKYIHYYNTKRIKAKLKGMSPIQYRLHAQLAA, via the exons ATGGCTAAAATGAGTGCCGGACAAAAATTAGCGGCGGTTGAACGCTATCTAAATAGTAAGGAAAGCTCCAGAACAGTCGCTGCGGATTTTGGTATTTCACATCGTTATTTACTCACGTTGGCGAACCAATATCAAAAAAATGGCGTAGAAGTGTTCGTCAGACGATATACAAATTACACAAAAGCATTTAAACTAGACGTACTTAACTATATGACTGAACACGGTACGTCCTTAAACGAAACGGCAGCGATTTTCAATATTGCGGCTAGTACGTCGATACGGAATTGGCAAAAACAATTCGAAACACTAGGAGAAGATGCCCTTCAGCCAAAGAAAAAGGGGCGTCAATCTATGAAAAAAGAATCGACTAAACAACCTAAAAACGCACTAGTAGAAGGTTCACCTGAAGCACTACAGGCTGAAATTAATCGTTTACGTATGGAAAATGAGTATT TTAAAAAAGTTGAATGCCTTAGTTCAAGCCAAGGAAGCATCACCAAAGAAGACAAAGTAAAAGTCATCTATGAATTAAGGCATAAATACTCGGTGAAGGCGCTTGTCGCATTCGCCAAAATCAAACGCAGCACGTACTACGATATCGTGAAGAAGATGGATCGACCAGACCGAGACGCTGATTTAAAAGCGGACATTCAAGCAATTTACGATGAACACGAGGGTCGTTATGGCTACCGTCGTATTCGTGATGAGCTGGCGAATCGTGGGCAAAAAGTGAACCATAAAAAGGTGCAGCGCCTCATGAAAGCGCTTGGTTTAAAGTGTTTAGTGCGCATGAAAAAATATAAATCATATAAAGGCGGAGTTGGTGAAATTGCGGATAATATTTTGAATCGTAATTTCAAGGCGGAAGCACCAAATGAGAAATGGACAACGGATATTTCAGAGTTTAAATTATTTGGCGAAAAGCTGTATTTATCGCCTGTTTTAGACATGTTTAACGGGGAAATCATCACCTACACAATCGGCTCTAGACCGACTTTCTCTCTTGTTTCAGACATGTTAGAAAAGGCCTTAGAACGCTTACCAGAAGACCATAAACTCCTCATGCATTCCGATCAAGGCTGGCATTATCAAATGAAGCAATATCGCCATGCGCTCCAATCGAGAGGCATTGTGCAAAGTATGTCACGAAAGGGTAACTGTTACGATAACTCGGTGATGGAGAATTTCTTTGGCATCATGAAATCTGAATTCCTTTACTTAAAAGAATTTGAAAGTATTGAGCACTTTAAAGAAGAGCTCGAAAAATATATTCATTATTACAACACGAAACGGATTAAGGCTAAGTTAAAAGGCATGAGCCCGATACAATATCGATTACATGCCCAACTAGCTGCCTAA